The Saccharothrix violaceirubra genome segment CCGCGATCGCCGCACGATCCCGCAACGCCCGCAACCGACGCGCCGCACGGCTGTACGACTCCGACTGCTCGAGATGACGTGCCGCGGCGACGTGGGCGGCGACCGCCGTGCCGACCGTGGTCGCCACCGCGACCCAGGCCCCCAGGTCGAACCCGGTGGCCGAGGCCAAGGCCCCCAACACCACCGCCGACACGGCCAACACGAACTCGGCGGTGTGCAACCGCTCGTACCGCCGCCGCTCCTCGACAGCACGCCGCGCGTAGTAACCGTCGACGGCCACCGCCACCCGACGCTCCACATAGGACGGAATGTCGTGGACATCGGGCAACGGACGCTCCTCGACCGGCGAACGCAGCCAGGTCTCGTAACGCTCGCCTTCGGCGACAGCGGAATCACGCCGCCCCAACAACACCGCGTCCCGATCCGACCGGTCATAGGGAGCGACACCGGCCAGGTACCGGTAGACCTCGCTCTTGAGCCGCTCCGACACGGCCCGACTGGCGGTCCACGCCAACACCCGATCGGCACCGAGCTCGCGGGCGGTGATGAACGGCACGACCGCCAGACACGCCGCACTCACCCCCGCCACCACCTGCCCGGGACGCCCACCCCACTGCGCCGAGACAGCCGCCAACACCGCCCCGGCCACGGTCAGCACAAGCTGGCACAACCGCCAGCCGGCAA includes the following:
- a CDS encoding DUF4231 domain-containing protein, with amino-acid sequence MTTAEVVMSDQVAWSEAADRAKSRVAGWRLCQLVLTVAGAVLAAVSAQWGGRPGQVVAGVSAACLAVVPFITARELGADRVLAWTASRAVSERLKSEVYRYLAGVAPYDRSDRDAVLLGRRDSAVAEGERYETWLRSPVEERPLPDVHDIPSYVERRVAVAVDGYYARRAVEERRRYERLHTAEFVLAVSAVVLGALASATGFDLGAWVAVATTVGTAVAAHVAAARHLEQSESYSRAARRLRALRDRAAIADAPGLGALVDECEAIILGENQSWTGLWSPDPPE